From Falco naumanni isolate bFalNau1 chromosome 4, bFalNau1.pat, whole genome shotgun sequence:
GGCGAGGACAGGAACCCATATTTGTTACAAGTATTGCACAGTTTTACTGCTTGCCAGTTAAGCTATCAAACGTGGTCTCAATACAGACCACTTGAGTGAGGGATGTGGAGGATGCAAGAGATACCTACTTTTGATACATTCCAGCTCACCTTGAATGATGCCAGCCTGAGGGTGCTACCCAGCATAAACTGCTAAACTGCCACCTTGTAGAGCTGAGATGAAAGGTGTGTTACTTTTAATAGACAAATTTGCTACAAGACAGTTTAAGAGATTGCATTCCAAAGGtttccatctcttcctcctctACCCCCCAGAAGAAGAGACAAGCAAACACGTTTAAGTTAGTATGTATTTGTGTAAACACCAGAACATTTTGCTATACAATAGAAAAAGTTGCTGCTCTTATGTTCTCAGAGGAGCCCTGAAGATGCTTGGAATACCTGTATCCTGCAACTATTAATCTGTACCACGTGCATTTCCTGTTTTGTACACAAACTGAAAGCAAGCTTGAACAATAGTAAATAGCAACTACACTCCTGCAACAGGTAAAAATGCTGTGTTGCAGCTGCTTACTCCTTCACTTTAGATATGTAGTCAGCCAGTTTGTTGATACTATCCTCTTGCTGTTCTAGAGCATCCAGTATGATGCCCATTGGGGTCTTCTTCAAGCCTATTCCTTCCATTTTGTTCTCCAGCTTGTTCTTTATGTTTCGGAGTCTCAGAGAAGCATGGACAAACATCACTGCATGACAGAAACACACTTATTAATTGTTAATGCCCAAAGAATGCATAGTTTTTGCAGCATTCATCTTAAGATACACTCTAATGCCATGACATCACTGGAAGAAGTCTTAATGACTGCCTAAGTAACCACAGGTACCCATTTAATAATAATGTTAAAGAGGGCTTGTGCTGTTTTGTGCCCCCTTCcccacagttttgttttgggatCATTTAAATAGATAGTAAAGGCAACCACCAGTTCAGACTCTGCAGACTTACCTGTCTACAGGTCTTACAAGTCTACAGACTTACAAGTCACATGGCCCTAGCCTcccagaggaaaggaaaaatacttacGGAGGAGAGGAAGCGTGATCCCAAACATGAACACCATGACATCTCCCAGATAGGAAATCAGGAAGTAGCTAGACAGCATGATGACCACTACAAATGTGGTTGGGTACTGCTTCTTCAGTCTGCGGAGTATATCCTTGTTGTGTGATACCCACACAAACCCCATGaacaccagcaccaccacagtACCGCCAATAAGCATATTCAGGGGACTCAGaaatctggagagaaaaaaaaaagtgcaccCCATTTAAGAGCCTTCATGACTTGTGTCCATATAGCAAACATCTAGCTCACTGGTAACTCATTACTAGGAAGGTAAGGCATTAAAAACTCAGTTGTTGCTGTCAAGACCTTTATCAACCTCAGATTTTTAGGCAGAAGCTAAATAAAGCAGCAAGTACAACTGAACAAGCAACTCTTAGCAGTGAATTCAGGTAATCATTGTCTTTACATTCTCTTCCTGAGCATAGCTTGGGATAATGAGAATTCCTGCAGCACCTCATCAACAGAAGTACTTACCACTAGGACCCTTACCTGTACTTTCAGTCGATATCAGACCCAGAGTTAGAAATCCCAAGAGCAGATGGAGATAACTAGTTGCTCAAGGGATTGCTCTTTTCCCTACGCACGACCAAAACCAGGCTCAGTCTAGGCCTTCAGATGAACTAGCTTTTCTTATTATCTTGTCTAGGTTTGCAAAACGGGTAAGGTAGGAAAACCTTGAGTAAAGCAAGTTATTTCACTATTTCTTATTTAACTTTTCTATTGGTTTACACCcaaatataataattttatgtaCCTGCAGAAGGAGCTTACCACCATCAGCACAACAGATGGAAGCCCAGGCTCAAGGAAGCATGCCTTGAGAGTCAGAAGGAACCGGAGTATGGGATAAAGGTCTTGTAGGAAGAAGAGCCAGGCCTGGCAAGAGTCACTGCTGAGGTTTGTGTTCTATTACTGTTATCAGAGTTACCAAGCAAACCAAGCCATCAAGTGGATCAGCTTTGGACTATAAACAGTAAGTCCCTTTTTTGGACCAGGGCAAGAACATCACCTGCTCAAAACCACCTTCCAAAGTATTTAGAGCTTGTTTAGAGTCAGACTTTCAGCAATAAAATTTGCTTGGTTTGTTTCTGTACATGCACAAAGTCCAGGCTCTCTTATATTTCACTTGTATAGCAATAAGTTATGTCACTTCATGTACATTCTGATTTACTTGCTTGTACGTGCACTGATCTAATTACAGCAGCTGAGGGCTCTGAGCTGTTACAACCAACAGCAGCATAACTGCCATGATAAAGCCAGAGGTAGTCAAGATTTCTTCTCGTAGGCTTTGCAGTCAGTCTTACTGTTCCAAAGCTAACAGGCACAATGACTCACCACTCCACCCCACTGCTGAGGAGGATGCTATGGTTTGTGGTCTGTGCTTCACATCCGGCACAGGCAGAAGAAATTTGTTGCTGGACTGGTATGCCAACACTCTACCTGTAGTGCCAGAGAGTATTTTCCTAGAGCAGGAAGAACCCCCAAGAATTACTTCAGAGCAGACACTGGCTCTTGACTCTTTCAAGTCAGTTGTGCCAACAAGAGATGGGACAACTGGatgaaaagagattaaaattcAGACCAGTTCCCCACCTGCTTCTGCTACTCATGCTGAAAAGCCAACAGGGCTTTTTGGAAGTGGTGATAGGGCAGACTTGCTCGTTGCATCTGAGTCACTCCCTGTAGCCAGCCAGAATATATTTAGCTCTGAATTGTCAATCTAAAGTTTCCAGGCTGGAAAATGTGAACAGCATTGCTCTGGaaggaaatcagtttaatttgtgctcctttgcagcaggagaagggtgACTGGACTGCACTAGTGACTGGCTTGCATAGGAACTACTGAACACAGGAGATTCTTAAAAGTAGAAGTTACCTCCATATCACACCTATCTTGCAGCAGAAATGACCAAACTTACTCAGACAACTCAGAGCAACCAATTTTTTGTCACCACAAATCTATGGACAAGATACTCCTGCAAGTAACAAAGGGCTAGGCAGAGCTTTGCTCTACATTTTTCATGTGTCTAATAAATACTCTCAAAGCTTTATCTTCCCTACCCTTCCCTCTACTTTCATTACAACCTCAGAAACTGGTACAGAAGAGCAGTGCCTCCATATTTATGAGGAAAAGACCAAAGACTTCTCTGCTCTATAACACTTTCTGGTATTACACAGGTTCTGTGTAACTGACTAGCTGTAAGGGATATGAaggggcgaggggggggggggggggggcggggagaggagcagaaaagcattcaaaagatcccacttccctggggaaagTTATTTGAATTACATGTTTTCTGAAGTGGGCTGCATTCCAACGCGTACAAGGAAACAGTGAACATAAATATCACATGAAGTCACTCAGAGCCACATGAAAACAGATGGGGATAGCAGTTGCTACTAAAAACTGGTATTCAAATTATCAGCCATGTGTCCACAGACTTCAGTACTCTTGATTACAGTACTGGATAGGGTGTCATATGCCAAGCTCCCCTTTATTGCTTGACTCGCCCACAGCACTATCTAAAGACTCTCTGAGAAATCTGTACATAGAAGCTTCTTTTCCAGCCAAGCCATTTTTCAGGAAGGCAGACCTCCATTATCCAGTTTTGCTCAGATCTGTTGGCACACTGCTCTCGCTAACACAATAGCTAAagactaaaaaggaaaaaacacagacatGTTATTTTAGAACACTagtgtttgggaaaaaaaaaaaaaaaaaagggctgtaTGACAGCCCTAGAAGTCACGTTATAGTTGGAACCACTAACATTGATATTGATCTTATTTACATAAAGATCAGAACACAGTATGCCAAATTCATGCTCAGGCTGGAAATCTTTCAAAGCTGCGGAGACAAGGTAAGTGACCAGCCATTAAGTATGTTACAAGATACTTTCTAAATATAATTCCCTTTAGCAGGGATTTATGAGACTTCTCAAATACCTAAAAATGTAATGCACAGAACTATTAGCGTGGCAGCAGTGAGGTAACTTGAGTTTACACTGCTCAGATGACTTAGGGGAAGAAAAACTCTTTTGGGGTTGGAGAAGAAAACCACTGACTTTCGCAACCCTGAAAGGAGTCAGTACAGCAGGACTACATAGCACTTTGGGAGTGCTAGTCACCCAGAGCACCTTAACCACATTATGTCCTTCATTGCTCTCTGTGATGAACAAGGTATAACCCTGGTAGGATGCTGCGACCTTCACTACAGCTGGGACAAACTGGCAAGAAAAAGCTGTCACCTAGATTCAGTTCCAGCAGTGTTGTAGGCTGACATGCAATCACACTCCTACCACCCTTCAGAGACTAGGTTTCCTTCAACATCTGCTTTGATACAAAGTAAAGagatgggaaaaataaagaacattaaacatcctgccttgctgcaggacACAGGCATTGTCCTGTGCCACATGTCCCCACTGGACACTATCTGTGGAAGTAGTATCAGAATACAGCTGAgatgccagcagctgggggtgcAGTTGTGTGGGAAGTAGTACTGGCAGCTACCTCtgggcagaaaaagcagaatatgggggtttttttatatatatatatattttttttttttttaccagattCACATTTCTTTGgtataaaaatgacatttctttttcatgcatCACAAGAAAGGAAAGCCCAAAGAGCTCTGCTTCCAGTGACTTACTACATCACCTCTTCTTGTCAGGTTATTTCCTATCTGCAGTTGTGCGCAGCCTTATAGCAGAAGTGAGCGGTTACTGAGAGAATATACAGCTAAAGcgtaagggaaaaaaaaagggcaagatGCATCCTTTGTGTGAGACAAGAAGCTTCTAGCAGCATGAGCCCAGAAATAGGATAGccacataaaaagcaaaagcaagctaGCTTCATCCTTAAGTCATCTCCATTTTAGATGACTGTCTCAGAGTGATTATTCAGCAGTTGCTGTcacatctgtttcttctgcacGTGACCAAGCAAGCCTGAACAAAGGCACTAAGCATCAGACTTGCAGTCATtgagaacatttttttacttgaaGCAGCTCAGTTAGGCCATTACATACAATAAGCATGAAAATTCCCTTTTAGAAGACCTTTTGCTCCATCATGTTCCAAGTGGTGGGCAGGTTAGaacttttaaatgcttccttcCTCATTTGTATTGATTTAAATAAGTTCAAAGTTCTGAGTCTCCTCTTCCCATACTTCCAGCTTCACTGAGTTTATACAGATGTAGCTAGAAGCAGCACTTAAAAACTATATATGGCATGTCATCCCAGGTGACAGCCCTGAGCATCCGCAGATTTAATGATGCTTCTTTACTTACTATTGCTCACTTACATTGCTTTGAGAACAGGAAACAGATTCATTTCTTCAGAATTGCCAGATCTTTATGAAGCTATGTATTAACATTATGATGCAACATATGTTTTAAAGCAATGTGTTTTGCATGCTCGTGCTTAATCTTTCATTAGGCATTAGAGAAACTAAGCATTTTGCTGCTCTGAAGTCTTCATGTTGGCAAGGCAATCACTGCAAGCACGTCAGCTAGGGTAGTGGTCTgagggggggggagaaagaaaactcaaaacaaCCACACACATTGATTGCTGGGGTTGTGCAGATGGGCAGTTGGTGTTTTAAATAAGAAGTGATAAAGGAAAGAGACATCAAAGCTCAAGCTGCAGGGAAGACATTATGCCCAAAGAGGCTGAAGACTCTCTTAGACGTGGCACTCTGAAATCCAGTACAGCTTACAATACTGTTAGATTTAGAAACCAATTTTTAGCAAGCACATGGCAACAAAGGCCTAGAAGAAATTAGTTCAGTTTAAGTAGTTAAGTTTGAACTGCAAGACAGAGAAGCCTTGTTGGAGTAGGtgaaaatacagacaaattCCACTTATTAAACAAACTTGATTGTTTGAGGGGAGTTGCAAGCTGTTGTGGGAGGCActgattttaataataaatatctgTACAGCACTCAACGGCAGGACCTTGGCTCAGAGTAAGAACAGGCAGTCCAGTTCCTATACAACTGGGAGAAAGGGCACAACTTCATTTAGTGAAGATCTTTGTTTTCATCAGCAGTCTACTGCAACACACTGGGGGGGaggcggcagggctgggcaagCACACTAGTCCAGATTAATTCTTAAAGGAATttgcagagcagggagaaggaatttgcagagcagggagggtggAAGATACAAGGCTGCTACCACCTGCCTGCATTAGAAGAGCAGCACTAACTCAGTAGTTTTAGTTTCTTGTTCACcgatttattattttctatctAGTCCCACAGGCTGAAAGTAAAACCTACTTTATTGCAAAGCAGAGATCATTTACATGTAACAGTAGCTATCAGAGAAGgcaaatggaagaagaaaggcGAGGAAATGATGATGTAGAGACCATTACAATTCCACTACGTTCACAGTAATATTATTCCAGTACCTTGTagtgagatggtaaaagactgGAGAGGTCAACCTTGTTGAACAAGAGCCAGTAAACTGAAGCCATGGCAATAAGCACTGTACTTCCTGTATCAAGAAAGCTCTAGGCTACAATTTCCATgtcagcccagcaccaccacagcTACCAGGTATTACAGTAGCTGAAAATACATCTCTGCATTACAAGTCTGTCTA
This genomic window contains:
- the ARL6IP5 gene encoding PRA1 family protein 3 — its product is MEVQVAPLRAWDDFFPGSDRFARPDFKDISKWNNRVVSNLLYYQTNYLMVAAAVVSIVGFLSPLNMLIGGTVVVLVFMGFVWVSHNKDILRRLKKQYPTTFVVVIMLSSYFLISYLGDVMVFMFGITLPLLLMFVHASLRLRNIKNKLENKMEGIGLKKTPMGIILDALEQQEDSINKLADYISKVKE